GTCGATCGGATGGGAGTGACAAGTGTGGCGGGATTCGCTTGATGCATTGACGTGCTACGCGCGGACTCGTACGCCGTGGACGCGCTGATTGAGGCGGCGGCGCGCGCGCTCGCGGCCGGCGATCCGCTCGGCGCGCTCGACCGCGTCGCGTTGCGCGACGACGCGCCGGCGCTCGCGCTGCGCGGCATTGCGATGGCTCAGCTCGGCGATTTCGTGCGCGCAAGGGCGCTGGTGCGCGGCGCCGCGCGCGCGTTTGGCGCGCAGCATGCGGTCGCGCGTGCGCGCTGCGTGGTCGCCGAAGCGGAGATCGCGTTCGCGTCGCGCGATCTCGCATGGCCCGCCAGAACACTCGATGCCGCGACCGCCACGCTCGACGCGCACGGAGACCGCGTCAATGCCGCGCATGCGCGGTATCTGGCGGCGCGGCGTCTGCTGCTGATCGGCCGTCTCGACGAAGCGGAGCGCAAGCTTGCCGCGCTCGATCCCCGGCCGTTTCCGCCCGCGTTGCGTGCCGCGCATGAGCTGGTGGTCGCGGGGGTCGCGCTGCGGCGTTTGCGCAGCGCCGCCGCCCGTGCCGCGCTGGCGCGGGCCGCACGCGCGGCACGCGGGGCCGGCATTCCGGCGTTGATCGCGGAAGTCGAAAGCGCTTCGGCCGCACTGAGCGAGCCGGCGGCGCGCATGATCGCCCGTGGCGAAGAAGAACCGATCCTGCTCGATGAAATCGAGAAGCTGCTGACCTCGAACCAGGCGGGCGGTCCGCTCATCGTCGATGCTTGCCGCTACGCGATCCGCGACGCCAACGCGGCGATTGCGCTGGCGAGCCGACCGGTGTTGTTCGCGCTTGCTCGCATGCTCGGCGAGGCATGGCCCGACGACGTGCCGCGCGACGCGCTCGTCGCACGCGCGTTCCGCGCCAAACGCGCCGACGAATCGCATCGGGCGCGGCTGCGCGTCGAGATCGGCCGGTTGCGCGCGGCGCTCGGCACGCTCGCAAGCGTCAGCGCGACGACGCGTGGCTTTGCGCTCGCGCCGCGTCAGGCGCGCGAGGTCGTCGTGCTGGCGCCGCCGGTCGAAGGCGAGCATGCGGCGCTGCTCGCGTTTCTGTCGGATGGCGAATCGTGGTCGAGTTCCGCGCTTGCCCTCGTGCTCGGCGCGAGTCAGCGCACCGTGCAGCGCTCGCTCGACTCGCTCGCCGCGGCCGGCAAAGTGCAGCCGGTGGGCGAGGGGCGCGCGCGCCGCTGGATGACGCCGCCGCTCGCCGGATTCGCGACGGCTTTGTTACTCCCTTCCCCGTTCCCTTCGTGATTAGGATGGTCATCATGAACCACTCTGCCGCCAGAATCGTCCGCGAATATGGGCCCTTTACGGGCGTCGATAAAGTGCACGGAGTCACTTACGACGGCCGGCAGGTGTGGATCGCGACCGGCGAACGACTCGACGCGTTCGATCCGGCGAGCGGCGAGACGCTGCGCTCGATCGCGGTTCCCGCCGACGCGGGCACGGCCTTCGACGGCGAGCACCTGTTCCAGATCGCGAATGGCCGCATCCAGAAGATCGATCCGCAGAGCGGCCGTGTGCTGTCGACGATCGCGGCGCCCGGCGACGGCGGCCACTCCGGGCTGACTTGGGCCGAGGGTTCGCTGTGGGTCGGTCAGTATCCCGAACGGAAAATCTATCAGGTCGATCCGGACACTGGCGCGGTGTGGCGCACGATCGAATCGAATCGCTTCGTGACCGGCATTACGTGGGTCGACGGCGAGCTATGGCATGCCACGTGGGAAGGAGACGAGAGCGATCTGCGGCATATCGATCCGCGCACGGGCGAGGTGCTCGAGAGTGTCGAGATGCCTGCCGGTGCGGGTATCTCCGGACTCGAATCGAACGGCGCGGATCTGTTCTTCTGCGGCGGCGGCGGCAGCGGGCTCGTTCGTGTCGTGCAGCGTCCCGCGCGAGATAGCGGTTCGCAAATGACGGTCGATTCGTCGAGCGAGTGAGTCATCACTTAAATAGCCAGCGTCGTTATTGGTCCTGGTATCTGGTTTATTTGTACTCGTCGATAACTTAATACATCGATAATAAGAAAACGAAATATTTCTTTTCGTTACTCTTATCGCGCCTGTCGTCCCTCTTCCTGCGAGGGCGTCTTTGCCTGAAAAGGCATCGTTTTCTTCAAACCTTTATGCATTGGTTCGCCTCACGCGAGGCGAATCGGGAGTATTTTTGCTGTTTCCCCGTGCATTGCGCCTTTTCGAAAAGATGTGAACTGAACCAAGTCAGGTTGTCACGCTAATCCTTATCGCGGGCAGACATACTTTTTACACAAACCCTTCATATTATTCGCTCGTTTTACTAAGTCTTGCCCCGATAAAAGACGCGGTTGCCGAAACAACTCACACAGGGTCCTCCAAATGTCATCGCATCACAAAATGCGTCCAGCGCTTTGTCTAACGTCCGTTGCCGCTGCCTGCGTGCTCGCAGCTTGCGGCGGAAATTCGGACAGCCCCTCTGCCAGCAACAACAACCCCAGCACGACCTACTCGGGCGTGGTCGCCGCAGCTGCCTTCGTCCCGGGCAGCGCGACCGGTAACCCGAACCTGAAGGCCGGCTACTACGCCGGTGCCACCGTGTTCGTCGATGCCAATGGCAACGGTGTGCTCGACAACGGCGAAGCCTCGGCGAAAACCGACGCCAACGGCCATTTCTCGTTGACCACGACCGCCTCTGGTCCGCTCGTCGCTGACATCACGACCTCGGCCACCAACACGGCATCGGGCGCGAAGGTGGCGAGCCACCTGATCCTGCGCGCTTCGGCCGACCAGATCGCCGACCAGGGCGCCGGCAAAGTCGTGATCAGCCCAATGTCGAGCGAAGTGCAGCGCCTCGTCGAAGCCAACGGCACCAAGTACGCGACCGAGAAGGCTAATCTGTCGACCCGTCTGTCGGGCCCGTCGTTCAACAACGCGGCGGTGACTGTTTCCGGCACCGACGCCCTGGCCGACGTCAACACGCTGTCCGGCGCCGAGCAGTACGCCGTGCTGTTCGAAGACAACGCACTGACCAACCGCTACACCTACGCCACCACGAAGCTCGATCGTGGCGATATGTACCCGGACAACCTCGCTGTCAAGGGCGGCGATCCCCGTCTGGTTGGGACGAGCGCCACCGCGGCGAACATCGTCACGCCGCTCGAGAGCCAACAGCGGATCACGTTCGCGCAGGCACAGCAGGCCGCTTTCAACATCGAGGGCATCCCGGCCTACGACAATGTCTTCATCATCGTCGAAGAGAACAAGTCGACGGACGCGATTCTCCACAACTCGCGGGCTCCGGCGATCAACAAGCTGCTCAGCACGTACAACCAGCTGACGACCTACTACTCGACCGGTAATCCGTCGGAGCCGAACTACACGGCTATGGGCGGCGCCGACGACTACGGCATTACCGACGACAACTGGTGGGGCTGCGGTGCCACTGGTGCCTATGCCATCAAGGACGTTGCCTTTAACGGCGGCACTTCTTCCGACGGTCAACCGCTTCCGGCTACCGGCGTGCTTCCGCCGCAGGACAGCGCCCACCTCGCTGGTTTCAGCACGACCAGCGGCGCTGCCTGTAGCGTCAACCCGACCTCCGGTACGGTTCACAACGTGCCCGGCGACAACCTGTTCACGTTGCTGTCGAAGGCCGGTTTGACCGCGCGTACCTACAGCGAATCCATGAACCCTGGTCAGGACGCGCGCGCCGACAGCGTTGCGCAAAGCGTCTCGAAGGCGTACAGCGGCACCGCCATCGACGGCACGGTTATCCAGGATAGCCAGGCCTACCCGATGCCGGGCGGTCTGTACAAGGTCAAGCACGGTCCGTCGATCGCTTTCCAGGACGCGCGCAGCCTGCCGGAGTTCTACGCCGACAACCGCACGATCTTCGGCACGCAGTACAACGAAGCCGACTGGAAGAGCACGTCTCCGTACTCGAGCGCCAACGGAGGCACCTACGACACGTCGAAGTGGATCTACGATCAGTTCAGCCTCGACCTGGCCACGGGTGACGTCGGCAACATCAACTTCATCGTGCCCGACCAGTGCGATGACATGCACGGTGTCGGTACGGACACGGAGACCTGTAACGGCGGCGCGAACAGCAACAACGGTCAGAACGCCAGCATCACGCGGGCCGACATCTATCTGAACAATGTCGTCACCGCGATCCAGAACTCGGCGCTCTGGAAGAACCCGCAGAAGCGCGTTGCGATCGTCGTGATGTTCGACGAAGGTGAAGGTTCGTCCACGTCCTGCTGTGGCTGGAACGCCGGTGGAAAGACCTCCGGTGCAGCACCGCTGGTGATCAGCAACGGCGCTGTGACCAAGTCGACGGCGCCGAGCGGCTACGCAAGCGGCAACATCGGCCACGGCAACTCGATCTTCGGCGTTATCACCAACCAGCAAGACGTCGGTACGGCGGCCAAGGGCATCGTCGACAGCGACGCCTACAGCCACTTCTCGCTGGTGCGCACGCTGCAGGACATGTTCCAGGTCGCCGATCCGGCGGTCGATGCCTCGTATGTGAACCGCGCGAAGTACACGGAAGCGTTCATTCTGCAGAACATAGCGAACCTTCCCGAGTTCACGGGCAGCGCCGATACGCACTTCGACTCCGTTCGTCCGATCAACCACGCCTACGTGATCCCGGCTGGCCACGTGCAGAAGCTGAATCCGGCGGACATTACGGGCGTCAAGGACAACAGCGGCAACCTGATCAGCACGACCGCGCTGACGACGCAGACGGGACCGGACGCAACGCAGAAAAACATCTGGTCGCTGAAGTAAGTGTGTGGTGATGCTTCAAACTACCCGATCAGGCGGTAGATAACGCGGCACAGGGGAGCGGATTCGACCGCTCCCCTGTCCGTTATAAGTTCAAGAGAACAATACGATGCGTAAGACAGTTTTTCGCGCGGTCGCGTGCGTGGCCATCACGCTGAGCCTGGCCGCCTGTGGAAACGGCAGCGGCGACGCTTCAGCACCGAATACAACGTCAGGGGCGACTACGGGGAGCACGAGTTCTTCCGATACGAGCACATTGAGCCTTGCCGCTCAGGCCGGTCAGAAACTGTTCTTCGACTCGAACCTGTCCGGCAACAAGAACATGGCGTGCGCGACTTGCCATGACCCTGCCTATGCCTATGGGCCGCCGAACAGCCTGTCCGTGCAACTGGGCTCCGATCCGACGCAATCTGGCGCACGCGCCGTGCCCTCGTTGCGCTACAAGGACGCGACACCGCCTTACAACGACGTAGCGGCGAATCCGGATAACGTCACCTCCAACGCGCCCGGAGGCGGCTTCATGTGGGATGGCCGCGCCGCAACGCTGGCCGACCAGGTCGCAATGCCGCTCCTCAATCCGGTCGAGATGAACTCCTCGAAAGCGGCCGTGGTACAGGCGGTGCAGAACGCCTCTTACGTGGACCTGTTCAAGCAGGCCTTCGGCGCGGACGTGTTCAGCAACCCCGACGCCGCCTTCGCCGATGTCGGCAAAGCGATCGAGGCCTATGAACATGAAGACATCAGCTTCCACCCGTACACGAGCAAGTACGATCTCTACGTGCATAACAAGATCGGTGGAACTTTGACGGCCGCCGAAACCCGCGGCCTGTTGATCTTCAACAGCGGCACCATCGGCAACTGCTCGGCCTGCCACTATGCCGGAGCCAACTTCGACGGCAACCAGGGCCTGATGACGGACTTCACCTATCAGGCGATTGGTCTGCCGCGCAACGATACTTCGATCCCGAACAATCCGTCGCCGATCCCGGCAAACCAGGATCCGACCTACTACGACATGGGCCTGTGCGGGCCGCTAAGGACCGACCATCAGCCGGGCACGGCAGGTATTGCGACGCCCGATCCCTACTGCGGCATGTTCAAGGTATCCACACTGCGCAACGTGGCGACCCGCGGCGCGTTCTTCCATAACGGGGTCCTGCATTCGCTGGTCCAGGTCGTGCATTTCTACAACACGCGAGACACCAACCCGGAATACTGGTACCCGGCCACCGGGGGCACCGGCGCGCCCATCACAAATCCGAGCTATGCGCTGTTCCCGGAGTACGCGTCGGGCGCCACGGTGCAAAAGTTCAACGACCTGCCGGCGGCCTTCCAGGGCAATGTCGATGAGGAACTCCCGATGGGCACCGGCGACGGTGGCAGCAATACCTTGGGCAGTGGCACCCAGCCGCGGGCGCAGGGCAGCACGCCCATCATGACCGAGCACGATATGCAGGACCTGATCTGCTTCCTGAACATCCTGAGCGACGGCTACAAACCGCCCGCAACGCAGCCGACCAGCGGCACTTGCGTAAACTGATTCCTCAACCTTGGACCAATTGTTTTTTGACGATGAAGCGAATTTCAACTACAGCGCGTAGCGCGGGTATTGCGGTTTCCCTGGTCACGTTGATGCTGCTCGGCGCTTGCCAAAGCAAACGGAACCTCAGCGAACCCAGCATGGAGAACTTCACCAAGACCATCAGCAGCTACCTGGGTGAGCGCGGCAACCTGTGCCTCGCGAAATACGACTGGCCGATTTACGTGGCCGACCAGGATAAGACTTCGAACTCACGCGACGCCGTCCAATTGCCTGTGCTGGAAAAACTCGGTGTGGTCAAAGGCACCGACATGACCGTCGAGCGCACGGACAATGATGGCGCCAAGGTGTCGGCGCGGGGGCGCAAGTACGAACTGACCGATGAAGGGAAGAAGTTCTTCCTGCACAAGCCCGTCGTGGTTGCAACGGCTACCAGGCGCGTCACGCACGACGCCGACTTGTGCGTGGCCACGCTGAGCCTAGACAAGGTGGTGGGCTGGGAGCCGCCGCTGACCCGCGACGGCGAGACCAGGACCTCGGTGCTCTACACCTACAAGATCGACCCGGTGCCTTTTGCCAGGACTTCCGAGTTCCAGCGAGTGTTCCCGATGGTGGCGCGCGTGATCGAAGGCGCCGGCACCATGCAACTGCGCGAGGGTGTGCGCTTGACCAAGGACGGCTGGGTAGCGGAAGAATATTTCGTTCGCTGATCGTTGAGTTTGCCGACGCGGTGCACGACTAGATCGCGCGGCACCTGAGGCGCGGCGGCGGCTCCGTGCCGCCGCGCCAGGACCACCCGCACCGTTATGGTGTCCCCGCTGGACTCAATCCCGCGCTCGCGAAGTAGATCACGAGAAAATACAGCAGCACGTAGAGCGCGTAGGTCTGCCCGTTGCCGGTATAGACGCGTCGTATCCGTGCCGCCGCCGCGAGCGCGAAGTGCGATAGGCCGCGCCAGAAAATCTGCGCGACCGGCGGCACCGTGCGGCTCAGCATCGGCCGATAGAAGTGGTAAAAGTCCGGGGCGTTGCGCGCCTTGCCGCGACGGCTGCGGTAGTACAGCGCACCGAGTCCGAATACGACCGCGGTGACGGTCAGCACGACGATCACGACCGGTGTCGGATTCCAGAACCCGTAGATGCTTTCGAGCGACATGCCGCCCCATACCAGCGTCGCCGCGAACTGCGGATCGATCGCGGCGGATACCGGTTCGAGCAACACCTTCGGAAAGAACGACAGGATCGCGATACCGACCACGAACAGGAACTGCGGCACCAGCAGCATCACCGGCGCTTCGCGCACCTGCGGCCGCTGCGGCGGGCGCGGCTTGAGGAAGACGCCGTTCAAGAGGCGCAGCATGTACAGAAAACCGGCGCAGGTCGCGAGCAGTCCGCACACGGCGAGCCCGTACCAGCCCTTGTCGGTCATCGCGCTCAGCAATAGCCATTTGCCGCCGAAGCCCATCAGCGGCGGCAGGCCCGACATCGATACGAGTGCGATCACGACCATCGCGAACGTCAGCGGCATCTCGCGCGCGAGGCCGCCCACAGCGGCGAAGTTGCGCGTGCCGGTGCGCAAGATCACACCCGCGAGCGCGAGGAACAGGATGCCCTTCACGAACATGTGATTGGCGACCAGGTACAGCGCGGTGACCCAGCCGAGATGGCTCATCAGGCCGATCGCGGTGACGATATAGCCGGTCTGGCTCATGCTCGAGAGCGCGAGCATGCGTTTGAAGTCGTTCTGCCGCAATGCCATCAGCGCGCCGAACAGCGCCGTCAGCATGCCGATCCATGTCATCACGTGCGCGAGTTCGAGGCCGACCTCCGAGCGTATCGTCAGATAGGTGCCGATCAGCAGGCCGAACATCGCGACCTTGCTGACCACCGCCGACAGCATCGCGGTCACGTCGTCTTCCGCTTCGGTGTAGGCGCCCGGCAGCCATACGTGCACGCCGATCGCGCCCGCCTTGATCAGGAAGCCGGCCGCGAGCAGCACGAACGCAAAGTTCGCTTCCGGTCCCGAATGGATCAGCGCCGATAGTGCGATGGTGTCGTCGATCGCCGCGACGTTGGCGAAACCCGCCAGCAGGAAGAACGCCGCCAGCAACGAAAACAGCAGGAAGGTCAGCACATGCGGGCCCGCGCGCCGGCACTTCGCGATCAGGAAGCACGACGACAGCGTGATGATTTCCCAGCTATAGAAGAATTCGAGCGACGTCGATGAGCGCAGCAGCGCCGGAATCGACAGCGACAGCACGACGAGCATCGGATAGAAGCCGGGGCGCACATCGTCGCGATAGAGACTCGCCGCGGCGATCACGAGGCTGCCCGCGAGCAGCAGCCAGGCGAACAGCCCGGCGATACGGCCCGCGCCCTCGCAAAGCAGACTGCCGATCAGTCCAATCGCGATCACCGCGAGCACGCCTTTCACGCGCCCCGGCAGACGATCGGCCGCATAGAACAGCGCGCCTGCCGTGAGCGGCGAGAAGATCCACGCCGACGCGACGCCCGAGAACACGGCCGCCATATAGGCCGCCGCGATCAGCAGCACGGCGACGCCGAACAGCGGCAGCAGCGCGGCGAGGTTCGGCCGCGTTTTGGCCTCGACATCGGACGGAGCCAGCGCGCGCACGAACCAGTGGAACATATAACCCGCTTCGAGCAGCGAGCCTGTCAGGATCAGCACGATCCAGTACGGCTTGCCGGCGGCGGTCAGGCGCATCACGAGTTCCCACTTCGCCCAGAAGCCGGGGAACGGCGGCAGCCCCGCAATCGCGACCAGGAAGAGGCCGAGCAGGCCTATCAGCAATGGGCTGCGCGACAGGATCGCGCGTGCGTCGTCGCCATGCCGCCGCAGCACGCCGGTCAGCCAGAACAGCCCCGCCTTCGCGAACAGATGGTTGATGAAGAGGCCGCCGACGACGAGCGGGATCGATGCGTCCGCGCCGACCTGGCGCAGCAACGCGAGCGACAGCATCAGTAGCGCCATTTGCCCGATCGACGAATAGCCGAGCACGCGCTGCGGTTTCGTCTGCTTGATCGCGAGCAGGTTCGAGAACAGAAACGTCACGCCGCCCGACACGGCGAGCAGCGTGAGTTGGCCATCGAATAGCGGCAGCAACTTCAGCAGCGCGAAGAACACGCCCGCCGACACGCCGACCGATACCATCGCGGCGACGCCGCTCGGCGCGGTCTCGTAGACGTCGAGCCCCCAGCCGTTGGCCGGAAACGGCTTCAGTTCGATCACTAGACTCGCGAACACGAGCAGAATCGCGACCGTGCCGATCGGGCCGCCGATCTGCTCGCGCAGCGACAGCAATTCGTCGATGTTCAGCGTGCCGCTCACGTAGTAGAGCAGCACCGCGCCGAGCAGGAACAGGGTCGACGCGATCACGGTCGCGAGGATGTACTTGAACGCGGCGGCGAGCGCGGCGGGTGTGCGCTCGAGCCCGAACAGGCCGTATGTCGCGATCGACACGATCTCGAGAAACACGAACAGGTTGAACAGGTCGCGGGTCATCACCATGCCGTCGATGCCCAT
The nucleotide sequence above comes from Paraburkholderia youngii. Encoded proteins:
- a CDS encoding helix-turn-helix domain-containing protein — its product is MDALIEAAARALAAGDPLGALDRVALRDDAPALALRGIAMAQLGDFVRARALVRGAARAFGAQHAVARARCVVAEAEIAFASRDLAWPARTLDAATATLDAHGDRVNAAHARYLAARRLLLIGRLDEAERKLAALDPRPFPPALRAAHELVVAGVALRRLRSAAARAALARAARAARGAGIPALIAEVESASAALSEPAARMIARGEEEPILLDEIEKLLTSNQAGGPLIVDACRYAIRDANAAIALASRPVLFALARMLGEAWPDDVPRDALVARAFRAKRADESHRARLRVEIGRLRAALGTLASVSATTRGFALAPRQAREVVVLAPPVEGEHAALLAFLSDGESWSSSALALVLGASQRTVQRSLDSLAAAGKVQPVGEGRARRWMTPPLAGFATALLLPSPFPS
- a CDS encoding Vgb family protein; protein product: MNHSAARIVREYGPFTGVDKVHGVTYDGRQVWIATGERLDAFDPASGETLRSIAVPADAGTAFDGEHLFQIANGRIQKIDPQSGRVLSTIAAPGDGGHSGLTWAEGSLWVGQYPERKIYQVDPDTGAVWRTIESNRFVTGITWVDGELWHATWEGDESDLRHIDPRTGEVLESVEMPAGAGISGLESNGADLFFCGGGGSGLVRVVQRPARDSGSQMTVDSSSE
- a CDS encoding alkaline phosphatase family protein, which translates into the protein MRPALCLTSVAAACVLAACGGNSDSPSASNNNPSTTYSGVVAAAAFVPGSATGNPNLKAGYYAGATVFVDANGNGVLDNGEASAKTDANGHFSLTTTASGPLVADITTSATNTASGAKVASHLILRASADQIADQGAGKVVISPMSSEVQRLVEANGTKYATEKANLSTRLSGPSFNNAAVTVSGTDALADVNTLSGAEQYAVLFEDNALTNRYTYATTKLDRGDMYPDNLAVKGGDPRLVGTSATAANIVTPLESQQRITFAQAQQAAFNIEGIPAYDNVFIIVEENKSTDAILHNSRAPAINKLLSTYNQLTTYYSTGNPSEPNYTAMGGADDYGITDDNWWGCGATGAYAIKDVAFNGGTSSDGQPLPATGVLPPQDSAHLAGFSTTSGAACSVNPTSGTVHNVPGDNLFTLLSKAGLTARTYSESMNPGQDARADSVAQSVSKAYSGTAIDGTVIQDSQAYPMPGGLYKVKHGPSIAFQDARSLPEFYADNRTIFGTQYNEADWKSTSPYSSANGGTYDTSKWIYDQFSLDLATGDVGNINFIVPDQCDDMHGVGTDTETCNGGANSNNGQNASITRADIYLNNVVTAIQNSALWKNPQKRVAIVVMFDEGEGSSTSCCGWNAGGKTSGAAPLVISNGAVTKSTAPSGYASGNIGHGNSIFGVITNQQDVGTAAKGIVDSDAYSHFSLVRTLQDMFQVADPAVDASYVNRAKYTEAFILQNIANLPEFTGSADTHFDSVRPINHAYVIPAGHVQKLNPADITGVKDNSGNLISTTALTTQTGPDATQKNIWSLK
- a CDS encoding cytochrome-c peroxidase, translated to MRKTVFRAVACVAITLSLAACGNGSGDASAPNTTSGATTGSTSSSDTSTLSLAAQAGQKLFFDSNLSGNKNMACATCHDPAYAYGPPNSLSVQLGSDPTQSGARAVPSLRYKDATPPYNDVAANPDNVTSNAPGGGFMWDGRAATLADQVAMPLLNPVEMNSSKAAVVQAVQNASYVDLFKQAFGADVFSNPDAAFADVGKAIEAYEHEDISFHPYTSKYDLYVHNKIGGTLTAAETRGLLIFNSGTIGNCSACHYAGANFDGNQGLMTDFTYQAIGLPRNDTSIPNNPSPIPANQDPTYYDMGLCGPLRTDHQPGTAGIATPDPYCGMFKVSTLRNVATRGAFFHNGVLHSLVQVVHFYNTRDTNPEYWYPATGGTGAPITNPSYALFPEYASGATVQKFNDLPAAFQGNVDEELPMGTGDGGSNTLGSGTQPRAQGSTPIMTEHDMQDLICFLNILSDGYKPPATQPTSGTCVN
- a CDS encoding complex I subunit 5 family protein, encoding MVAALFHPLQIFILGLGGGFVIPLLYRLGKPWPTLGFFIALCGIVLVSGVSFYGLLDGGDTIEVLTAGALPPVSINLRFGLWEGLFTFSVNVVALLGALHLWDRLRGNYAALLLYLILVMGIDGMVMTRDLFNLFVFLEIVSIATYGLFGLERTPAALAAAFKYILATVIASTLFLLGAVLLYYVSGTLNIDELLSLREQIGGPIGTVAILLVFASLVIELKPFPANGWGLDVYETAPSGVAAMVSVGVSAGVFFALLKLLPLFDGQLTLLAVSGGVTFLFSNLLAIKQTKPQRVLGYSSIGQMALLMLSLALLRQVGADASIPLVVGGLFINHLFAKAGLFWLTGVLRRHGDDARAILSRSPLLIGLLGLFLVAIAGLPPFPGFWAKWELVMRLTAAGKPYWIVLILTGSLLEAGYMFHWFVRALAPSDVEAKTRPNLAALLPLFGVAVLLIAAAYMAAVFSGVASAWIFSPLTAGALFYAADRLPGRVKGVLAVIAIGLIGSLLCEGAGRIAGLFAWLLLAGSLVIAAASLYRDDVRPGFYPMLVVLSLSIPALLRSSTSLEFFYSWEIITLSSCFLIAKCRRAGPHVLTFLLFSLLAAFFLLAGFANVAAIDDTIALSALIHSGPEANFAFVLLAAGFLIKAGAIGVHVWLPGAYTEAEDDVTAMLSAVVSKVAMFGLLIGTYLTIRSEVGLELAHVMTWIGMLTALFGALMALRQNDFKRMLALSSMSQTGYIVTAIGLMSHLGWVTALYLVANHMFVKGILFLALAGVILRTGTRNFAAVGGLAREMPLTFAMVVIALVSMSGLPPLMGFGGKWLLLSAMTDKGWYGLAVCGLLATCAGFLYMLRLLNGVFLKPRPPQRPQVREAPVMLLVPQFLFVVGIAILSFFPKVLLEPVSAAIDPQFAATLVWGGMSLESIYGFWNPTPVVIVVLTVTAVVFGLGALYYRSRRGKARNAPDFYHFYRPMLSRTVPPVAQIFWRGLSHFALAAAARIRRVYTGNGQTYALYVLLYFLVIYFASAGLSPAGTP